A stretch of DNA from Endozoicomonas sp. 8E:
GCCGTGCTTGATGTGGAAGGATTTGGGTCGGGTCAGGGCATTAAAACCCAACACCGACAGAGTACAGCCCCGACCAGAGTTTTTAATACCTGTCCAGGCCAGAGCAGGGTCAAGATAGTCACAGCGATTGACAAAGAAAGTGCCGGTTTGAACCTGACGACCCAACTCAACCGCCCGCTCAATATCCCTTGAGAAAATGGCGGCAGTCAGTCCAAATTCACTGTCGTTCATCAGGCTGATCGCTTCTTCATCTGAGGAAACTTTTTGAATCCCTAAAACAGGACCGAAACTTTCTTCAGTCATCACTCGCATAGCGTGATTTACCTGAGTCAGCAGCTGGGGAGCAAGATAGGGAGTGCCTGGCTCATGCTTTGAAAACAAGGCCGGATCGATATGAGCAACGGCCCCCTGTGAAACAGCTTCGTCCACCTGCCCCCTGACAAAGTCCGCAGCACTGCTTTTCACCAGAGGGCCCAGAGTGGTTTCAGGATCATCGGGTCGTCCGAGACGGTATTGCTTCACCAGCGCAACCGCTTTTTCAACAAATGCATCATAAATAGCTTCATGCACATAGAGCCTTTCTATGCCACAGCAGGACTGACCGGAGTTAAAGAAAGCACCGTCTATCACCGTGTCTGTTGCTGCATCCAGATCAGCATCCGCTCTGATATAAGCGGGATCTTTGCCACCAAGCTCCAGACCCATACCGATGAATCGTCCGGCAGCCGCCTTTTCTACTGTGGCTCCTGCAGGTACTGAGCCAGTAAATGCCACATGCTTGATGGCGTCACACTGAATCAGGTACTCGGTGTTCTCATGGGACATATGCAGATACTGAAAAAGCCCTTCAGGCAGACCCGCTTCCAGAAAGGCTTCTACCATGCGCTCGGCACAAAGCGGGGTTTGAGCGGAATGTTTCAGAAGCACAGCATTACCGGCCAGCAGGGCTGGCATAATGCTGTTGATTGCGGTGAGGTAGGGATAATTCCAGGGCGCTATGACCAGCACAACACCCAGAGCTTCCTTGCAGATATAACGGGTAAAGCCTTCTTTTTCAGGAATTGTGACGGGCTTCAGTGCTTCACTTGAAGCTTCAATCATATAGCG
This window harbors:
- a CDS encoding aldehyde dehydrogenase family protein, producing the protein MNNIQITLSPVDGSVVAERPLSDVSDISQALAKAEKAQLDWQSLALEERQNICSKAVDYFVSQKDDIASEITWQMGRPVKYAAGEVAGFEERARYMIEASSEALKPVTIPEKEGFTRYICKEALGVVLVIAPWNYPYLTAINSIMPALLAGNAVLLKHSAQTPLCAERMVEAFLEAGLPEGLFQYLHMSHENTEYLIQCDAIKHVAFTGSVPAGATVEKAAAGRFIGMGLELGGKDPAYIRADADLDAATDTVIDGAFFNSGQSCCGIERLYVHEAIYDAFVEKAVALVKQYRLGRPDDPETTLGPLVKSSAADFVRGQVDEAVSQGAVAHIDPALFSKHEPGTPYLAPQLLTQVNHAMRVMTEESFGPVLGIQKVSSDEEAISLMNDSEFGLTAAIFSRDIERAVELGRQVQTGTFFVNRCDYLDPALAWTGIKNSGRGCTLSVLGFNALTRPKSFHIKHG